Genomic DNA from uncultured Ilyobacter sp.:
TTGAAATATAAGTACAATTTAGTTTTTTATCTTTTCATTATTTTATAAAAAACCTTATCAAACATTAAAATCCCCGGAATACTCCCGGGGATTTTAATGTTCATTTATTTCACTATAAGAGTTTCTCCTGTCATCTCTGCAGGTTTTTCTATGTTTAATATATCTAACATAGTTGGTGCCAGATCAGCTAATTTACCGTCTTTTACCTTAGCATTCTTATACTTGTTTGAAACAAGTAAGAAAGGTACATCGTTTGTTGTATGAGCCGTGAAAGGTACGTGAGTTGTAGGGTCTTCCATAAGATCTACGTTTCCATGGTCTGCCGTAACAAGAAGTGCCCCGTCTTTTTGGATTACCTTATCGGCTACCTTCCCTAGACATTCATCCACAACTTCTATAGCTTTCTTAGCAGCTTCGTAGACACCTGTATGTCCTACCATGTCAGGATTTGCAAGATTCACAACCACTACATCGTAAAGATCATTCTCAAGAGCCTCTACCAGCCCCTCAGTTACTTCATAAGCCGACATTTCAGGCTTAAGATCATATGTAGCAACCTTAGGTGATGGTACAAGCTTTCTCTCCTCGCCTTCATACTGCGCCTCTTTTCCCCCGTTAAAGAAGAAAGTTACATGAGCATACTTTTCAGTTTCAGCTGTTCTAAGCTGCTTAAGTCCGGCTCTAGATACAACTTCACCGAAAGTATTAATAAGCTCTTCATCTGTATAAACCACTGCAGCCTCTATACTAGAATCATACTGTCTCATACACGTAAACTTAACACCGAGATACTCTCTTTCAAATCCTGTGAACTCTTTGTCATTTATAGCTCTAGTTATCTGTCTTGCCCTGTCTGGTCTGAAGTTGAAGTTGATGAAAACATCTCCCTCTGAAAGTTGCGCTCCTTCTACAATAACACTCGGGATCACAAATTCATCTGTTTCTCCCTTGGCGTAGGCTGCTTCAACTGCAGATTCTGCAGATTCTGCTTTTACCCCTTCTCCCTTAGCTATTGCGTCATATGCCAGCTTAGTTCTGTCCCAGTTTGTATCTCTATCCATAGAAAAATATCTTCCAGAAACAGTAGCAATCTTACCTACTCCGATATCTTTCATTTCATTTTCTAATGTCTTGGTATAACCTATAGCCGACTGAGGTGGTGTATCTCTTCCGTCTAGAAATGCGTGAACATATACTTTCTCAAGATTATACATCTTTGCCATTTTTATAAGCCCTACAAGGTGGTCTATATGAGAGTGCACACCTCCGTCTGACAGAAGTCCTCCTAGATGAAGTGCCTTTCCACTCTCTTTCGCAGAAGAATAGGCCTCTTTCAAAATTTCATTTTCAAAAAACTCTCCATCTTTTATATCCTTACTTATTTTTACAAGGGGCTGATACACGACTCTCCCGGCCCCGATATTTAGATGCCCGACTTCGGAATTTCCCATCTGTCCTTCAGGAAGACCTACAGCCTCTCCTGATGCTTTCAGCCTTGAGTTAGGATATTCTGATATCAACTTATTGAATACTTTAGGATTTACTTCTCTGATGGCATTCTTTTGGTCTAAATTGTCGTTTAGCCCCCAACCATCTAAAACCATTAAAACTACGGGTTTTCTACTCATGATTCACCTCTCCTATTCAAGAATTAAGTGGTGCCATATTTTTTAAAATACAACACCACTTTCTGGTTGGTTAAATACTATTTAACTCCTGCTTCCACTATTTTAGAAAAACTAGAAGCTTCTAATGATGCTCCACCTACAAGTCCTCCGTCTATATCCGTCTGACCCATCAGCTCTGCAGCGTTGTCAGCCTTCATAGATCCTCCATACTGGATTGTGATCTCTTCTGCTACTTCTGCTCCAAACATATCAGCTAAGAAGTTCCTTATAGCCTTATGAGTTTCCTGAGCCACTTCAGGAGTAGCTGTTTTACCAGTCCCTATAGCCCATACTGGTTCATAGGCTATTACTACTTTTGCAGCTTCTTCAGCAGTAAGACCAGCCATCCCGCCTTGTAATTGCTTTTTGTTAACTTCGTCAGTCCTTCCACTTTCTCTGTCTTCTAATTTTTCCCCTATACAAAGGATAGGAGTTAGTCCGTTTTTAAGAGCAGCTTTCACCTTTTCGTTTATGAATTCATCACACTCTTTGTAATATTCTCTTCTTTCAGAATGACCTAGAATTACATATTTAACCCCTATAGAAGTTAACATGCTTGGTGCTATCTCTCCTGTAAATGCACCAGATTCATTTGGGTTCATGTTTTGTGCAGCTATTTCGATGTTCGATCCCTCTACAGCTTTCACTGCATCTGAAAGTGCAGTAAAAGGTACACCTAAAACTATACCTACATTGCTCATTCCCTTTACCAATTCTTTTAACTCTGTCAGCATCGCCACCGACTCTGAGTTTGTTTTGTTCATTTTCCAGTTTCCTGCTACGATTGTTCTTCTCATTAATATACCCCCTAATAATTATAACTTCTCAAAGAAATTCTAACACATTCAATGGCTTTTTTCAATTTATGCATATGATTATATTTTAACCCCATTGTGTTCTATTTTTACTATTTAAATGGATATCGGCATTTTTCTCCCAAAATAGAGGTTTGAACTATACCCGCCCTTAGCAAGATATTCTATATATCTGCAAGGTATAAAAATAGATTTTATCTGAAACCTTTTTTTCATATTTCTGTAGTCTTTCTAAGGTTTAAAGCTTTATTTAGTGATAAGTCTATCCTATTGCAAAAAAATTATGAGTGGTAAAAACCACCCATTTATGCAAATTTTCTATCTCTCATCTCTTCTTTCAGGATGTTTTCATAATATCCCTCTATATTTTCTTTTAGCTCCATCAAAAGGTCGCTCATTTCATATTCGAGGATCTCCTGCAGGGTATAGGTGTCTTTTGACTCCATCGCCTGGGATATGCTGCTCATGCACCCGTCATAGTCCTCTATTATAGCGTCAAAATCTTCATACAAAAGATCTAGTGCTGTATTTTCCTTTATAGACATAAGGATGTTGTATATCCAGTCCAGTCCCGCCACCACTTCAAAGGAGACACTGATCATCCTTAGGTCATTCTCTACTTCCATCTCAAGATCTAGGAGATCTATGGTCTCGAAATATTTTTCAATGTAAATTTCCATATCGGAAATGGCCTCTAATATTATGGATTTAGGGCTCTTTGTTAGAATTTCAACAACTTTTATTTTTTCTCCCCCCACCATGTTATTTTCAGCCAGTAGCTCTCCGTTTACATAGATGTTATAGAGCATTTTACCCTCTTTTTCCAGCAATCTATTGACCTCTTCTATTACCAGTCCTAGAGTTTTAAAATCTTTTTTTTCAAAATCTATTTTTTTATTATCTATCAATATATCCATAATATTTACTCCCATCTAAAAAGATACCTTGTTATTCACTGCTGTTTTAGCTGCTGCTAAAGAGAAAACCAAAATCTTTTTAGGCTCCCCGCAGGATTTTAAAATTTTTGTAAGCTCTCTTACTGTACTTCCTGTGGTAACTATGTCATCTATCACGAGAATCCTTTTCCCACGAACCTTCAAGCTGCCTTCAAAACTATTTTTTATATTTTCTTTCCTCAGTTCTTCGTCAAGCAACTGGTGCATTGGTCTTGTATTTTTAACTCTTTTAACAGATTCATAGGGTATATCCAAATATTCTAAAATATCTTCTACCTGATTAAATCCTCTTTCTCGTTTCCTTTTTATGCTTATAGGTACAGGCAGCACAATATCTATTTTTTCAAACTTTATAATCTCTCTCAGATATTTTCCAGTTAAATCTCCCAAAATTTGGCTTATATATCTCCTGTTCTGAAGTTTAAAAAAACCAATCAGTCTTTTTATATCTCTGTCATAATCAAAAATATAATAAAAATTTCCAGCGTTTCTAAGTGATATTTTCCTCTCCAATTTCTTATAACATTTGTGACAAAGATACCTGTACTTTTTTTCAGATTTTTCACCACATAAAATACAGCTATTTGAAAAGAAAAAATCTCTAATATTCAGGTTTAAGCTCTTCATCCTTATCCAACACCTTTGCAGAATACATCTCAGTGTAGCCACAGTTGAGACATATCTTGAGATAATATGTACCAAGCTCAAGTTTCAATCCAGGCGTTTTTTCTGCACAAAATGTTGTCCTCACTTGATATTTTTCATTGCCGCATTTAAGACATTTAAAATCCAATATTATCCCCCCAAATTACATTTCTATTCCATATAAGCTCTTCCCTATTGAAACTTATAAGGTCAAATCTAAACTCTGCATCCTTTAGATTTTTTTCCTGGATATATTTCATTGCAGTCAGGTATATCCTTCTTTGTTTTCTTGCATCTACAGAATCTATTCCACTTCCAAATCTATTGCTTTTTCTATATTTAACCTCCACAAAAATAGTGAGTTTATTTTTCTCCACTATAATATCTATCTCCCCGTACTTACTCCGAAAATTTTTGTCAAGGAGAGTATATCCCTGCTTTTTTAAAAATTCAAGTGCCTTAGCCTCATATATATCGCCCTTTTCCCTGTTATGCATACAATTTCAGCCCCTTAATATTACAAGGATATTCTTTTATAAATTATATACTATTTAACCATGTATTTCAAATAATCTGCTAAAAAAGAGTGGGCTTCAGTATATTTCCTAGAAAACTTTTTCTGTGACACTGACAGGCTCCATTTTTAAGTACAGCTTCCCTGTGCTGTTTTGTTCCATAGCCTTTATGTTTTGCAAATCCATATTCAGGATATTTTTCATCATACTTCACCATGATCTTGTCTCTTGTCACCTTTGCAATTATAGATGCCGCCGCTATAGCCAGACTTTTCCCATCTCCTTTTATTATAGGGATTTGTTTGCCATTATACTCTCTTATTTTGTGATTACCATCGATCAGAGCATTTTCAAAAGATATCCCTTCTTCTGTAATATCCTCTATAGCCTTCCTCATCCCCATAAATGTTGCGTTTAAAATATTATAGCTGTCTATATCTTTTTCACTTATGATCCCTACTCCCACATGGCAGTTTTCAATTATAACATCGAAAAGAAGCTCTCTTTTTTTCTCACTTAATTTTTTAGAATCATTTATCATATCAAATTCTTTTACATATTTTTTTATCTTTACAGCTGCTGCTACTACTGGTCCTGCAAGGGGCCCTCTCCCTGCCTCGTCCACACCTATTATATCACCGTATTCCATGTCAAACTCATACATACTGTTCAAGTGGATTCCCCCTAAATATTTACTTTATTAATATCCAAGCCTGTTTTTTTTGCTGCATTTTTAAAATCTTCAGGTATCTCCCCAAATACTGTCATCTTTTCTCCGCTTAAAGGATGGTGAAATTCTAGCCTGTAAGCGTGAAGCATCTGTCTTTTGCATATTTTACTAGGCTTACCATAGACCTCGTCTCCCAGTATAGGATGGTTCATATTTTTCATATGAACTCTTATCTGGTGGGTTCTTCCGGTCTCTATATTCACCTCTACAAGGGAAAAATCACCAGCCTCGTCTAAAACCCTGTAATTTGAAATCGCATTTTTACCATTTTTCTGAACTACCGCCATTGTTTTTCTGTCCTTGGGATTTCTTCCTATAAGGGTCTCTATTCTTCCCTCTTTTTCAGAAAATATCCCCTTACATATGCAGATATAAGTTTTTGAAATATCTTTATTTTTAAACATATCCGATAATTTCAGATGTGCAGAATCGTTTTTTGCTATTACTATAAGGCCGCTGGTATTTTTATCTAGTCTGTGAACAATCCCTGGTCTTATTATTCCGTTTATGTTAGACAGGTCTTTTACATGGTACATAAGGGCGTTTACTAGGGTTCCAGAATAATTACCCGGAGCAGGATGGACAACCATATCCGGGTCTTTGTTTATTATTATGAGGTCCCTGTCTTCATAAACCTTCTCTATGGGGATGTCTTCAGATTCTATGTCCAATACCTCATCCTCAGGTATCCTCACAAGAACCTTTTCATTCCCTTTTAATTTATTTCCACTCTTAACCTTTTCTTTTCCGTCTATAATTATATCTCTTTGCTCTATCAGCTTCTGAATATAGGATCGTGTCAGGTAATCAAAAGATTCATTTACAAAGGCATCCAACCTTTTCCCTCTATCGCTGTTCTCTGCATAAAGAGTCTCTTGCTCCTTATAGTTTTTCATTGTTCACCTCTTTACTTTTATAAGAATTTAGTTTATTATAATCTGATAATGCTAATTTTATGATAGGTTTTTTTAATCTTGCTTACTTTTAACCATAATCAACGTCAGGAGAATATCAACAATGGTCAGATTAAACAATTATATCATTAAACTTTTAAAAAATAAACTTAATAGAACAGATATATACAAGAGTAAGCTCATACTTTTAAATAAGGGAAAGTTTGCAAATGCCTATGTTTTTAGATATTCTCAGGGAAATACAGATCTCACAATAAAGGATTTTTCCCACTGCCCGTGGCCTGTGAGAATAACTATCGGAATAGTTATGGCAAAATTTGAATACGAGACACTCAAACTCCTAGAAGGTACTCCAGGTGTCACTTCAGAAGCCTTTCTCCTGGGAAGATACACAGTGGCTTTTTCTTATGTCAAAGGAACTCCCTTAGCTGAGATTCAAAAGAAGGATATTAAACTCCCTAAGGAATTTTTTATAGAATTAGAAAAAAGAATCCGGGAGATACACAAGAAAAACCTTGTACACTTAGACTTGAGAAACTTGGGAAACATTATAAAAGGAGAAGACGGGAACCCCTATATAATCGACTTCCAGTCTAGTCTCGGCACAAAATATCTCCCAAAAAAATTTAGAAAAATACTAGAGGATTCTGATATTTCTGGAGTTTATAAATCCTGGAATCTGATTTGTTCAGAAAAACTTGACCCAGAAAAAGAAAAATTCCTTGAAAATTTCAACAAGATAAGAAAAATCTGGATTTTCAAAGGATATCCACTGCAAAGAGCCATAAGAAAAATAAAAAGAAAAATATATAAAATTTAAGAATAAGCCTAAAGACCCAGTTTTAATTTTAGAGACTGGGTCTTTTAATTTTCAATTTTTATCTTCCACATCATAAATTGCAACAAACAAAAAGCCCCTGAATTTCAGAGGCACTGTTAAATAAAATTTATTTTTTTGTGAAATATCTTTCAAGAAGACCTTTAAATGCTTTTCCGTGTCTAGCTTCATCTTTTGCCATCTCATGCACTGTATCGTGAATAGCGTCAAATCCAAGTTGTTTTGCTCTTTTAGCTATATCAAATTTACCTGAGGTTGCTCCGTATTCAGCTTCTACCCTTCTTCTAAGGTTTTCTTCCGTTGAGTCAGTAATTACCTCTCCCAAAAGTTCTGCAAATTTAGCAGCATGTTCAGCCTCTTCAAAAGCGATTCTTTTGTAAGCCTCTGCCACTTCTGGGTACCCCTCTCTGTCTGCAACTCTCGACATAGCAAGATACATTCCTACTTCTGTACACTCTCCAGAAAAATGGGCTCTTAGATCCCCTATAATCTGCTCGTCACCACAGGCGAGGCCCTCTCCTAAAATATGTTCAGTTGCCCAAACCATCTCTCCAGTTTCTTTTATCTCTTCAAATTTATCTTTTCCCGCCCTACATACAGGGCATACCTCTATACCTGCGTCTAAAACCTCTCCACATACTGTACATCTAAATTTTGACATTGTATCCTCCCTTTCTATTTTTCATTTTTGTTATCATTACATTTTTGTGTTCATGTCAGAATTATATCCTTGGATATACTTTTTGTCAATAGATTTTTTTAATTTTATACAAAAAAAACGAGAAAGCTCTGCTCACTCGTTTTTATGCAATTAAGCTAACAAGATATTTCTGAGAAGATCATGATTGACTCTGCCGTCCAAATCCAGTTTTTTTATGGTTGTTATTATCGCTCTTACAACTTTAAGATATTCCTGAGGTTTCTCTTTTGGAGTTATCACAAGGAATACTATGTCTACAGGCTTCCCGTCTGGAGAATCCCACTCAACAGGATTTTTAATAAGCCCGCATACACATATGGTCTCACTAACCTCGTCTGTTCTGCAGTGAGGTATAGCCACTCCCTTTCCGAGAGAGGTACTTGCCAACTTCTCCCTCGCCATTATGGCATGGGCGACCTCATGAATATCTTTTATAACACCTTTTTTCCCTACTATCTCTGCCAGATTGTTTATGGCTTCCTCTTTATTTCCAGCTTCAAGTTCTACAACATTTCCTGTGAGTATCTCTTCTATTGAAAAATGGTCTGACTTTTTTTCAGATGTACTTTGGATACTTTTAATATATTCTTTCCATTTTAGAAGCGTTCTTTCTGAGAGCCAGGCTCCTCCGATTTCAAATATTACTAAGGCCGGGATGATGGTATTAAATATTATTTCCCCACCGTGCCCCTTTAATACTGTAGCTACTAAAATAGTTTCCACTGCTGCCATTCCAGCCTGGGGAAGCATAAGCTTTGGCAGACTGTTTGTTATCTGTTTTTCTTGTTTTGTGGCATAGCACCCTATCCACGTACCTATAAATTTAGCCGAACCTCTTACAATGAGATATCCAACTACATATATAAAGGTCTCCTTGGAGAAAGTCTCCAGTTTCACACTTGCACCTATGAGGGCAAAGAAAAAAAGATTTAATGCTGGCATTATATTACTTAGCTGCAGAGAATGAAATATTGCGTGGAAATGATAATTTGATACCAGTGCTCCTGCTACAACTGCAGTAACAAGAAATGGAACGTGAAAGTGCAGTGCCGCTGCAGATCCAACTGCTACGAATCCAACAACTATAAAGAATAATTCAATAGAGGGCATAGGACCGTAAAAACTATCTACATCTACCTCAAGCCCCTCTTCGCTTTTTACCTTTCCAGGTTTTACCGTAAACTTAAGAAGGAGAAATATAATCCACCCTATAAAGAAGGCAAAGACCAGTTCTCTCACTACTTCATAAGCCAGGTGCCCGATTGAAAGTGATTCCCCCTCCATGGTCATAACGGCTATCCCAAGGAACACCGAGAAAAATACAACCTCGATGATATCATCTAAAACCACTATGTTTGCTAGTAAATTTTTGAGTTTTCCTTCTACCTTCAGTTTGTTCATTAGAACAAAGGTTAGTGCAGGGGCAGTTGCTATACCTATAGATCCCACCACAAGGGAGTTTACAGCTGTGAAATTAAACACTTTCCAGAACACGAGAGAAAGTGACAGCCATGTAAGTAGTGCCTGTCCCACACAGATTATAGTGGCCTTAATTCCTACTTTTTTTAGTCTGTCAAAATGCAGTTCCTCTCCAAGGGAAAATGCTATTACTCCCAGAAAGAAGAACACAAAAAAATGACTTTCCTCTATAACCAGAGAGTAACTTTCAAACCCATGGCTATAGAGTTCTTCCATTTTATTAAAAAAAGATGCCGACCTTACAAATTCATTTCTTACTACCCAGTCATGAACCAAAAACCAAAAGTGAGGCCCTATGAGCATTCCACCTATTATCTGACCAATCGTCTCACCTATATTTAGCTTTTTGGCAAGAACTCCAACTGCATAAGCTCCCAATATCAGCATACCTATTGCCAGTATCTGAACCTTCATAAATTCTAATCCCATTTTTTCCTCCTATATTTTTGTTTATATTAAAAGGATTCAATTCAAAATTATTTTTTTAATCACACTACTATAATACTTTATTTATAGGGTGTTTTTCAATATATATTTAACAATGTTTAATAAGAATTATCATAATCAATTATTCCGCTGTTTTTTTTGAAAAGTTTTTAAGAGTATAGTTTATAATAGAGTTATTTTCAATGTTTTTTACAAAATCCCCTTTCACAAATTATCATAACAGACCAAATACAGTGCATATTTCAAAGAACAATCCAAAGAAAACTTCATGTCTCATACTCAAATTTTTTGGAAATAAAAAAAGGTAGCTGCAAAGTCTACCTTTCCTGCTTTATTTCTGTCTAGCCCATATATAAATAACAAGGGCAAAGTGAGCTAAGG
This window encodes:
- the tpiA gene encoding triose-phosphate isomerase, which codes for MRRTIVAGNWKMNKTNSESVAMLTELKELVKGMSNVGIVLGVPFTALSDAVKAVEGSNIEIAAQNMNPNESGAFTGEIAPSMLTSIGVKYVILGHSERREYYKECDEFINEKVKAALKNGLTPILCIGEKLEDRESGRTDEVNKKQLQGGMAGLTAEEAAKVVIAYEPVWAIGTGKTATPEVAQETHKAIRNFLADMFGAEVAEEITIQYGGSMKADNAAELMGQTDIDGGLVGGASLEASSFSKIVEAGVK
- a CDS encoding PTS sugar transporter subunit IIA; translated protein: MGLEFMKVQILAIGMLILGAYAVGVLAKKLNIGETIGQIIGGMLIGPHFWFLVHDWVVRNEFVRSASFFNKMEELYSHGFESYSLVIEESHFFVFFFLGVIAFSLGEELHFDRLKKVGIKATIICVGQALLTWLSLSLVFWKVFNFTAVNSLVVGSIGIATAPALTFVLMNKLKVEGKLKNLLANIVVLDDIIEVVFFSVFLGIAVMTMEGESLSIGHLAYEVVRELVFAFFIGWIIFLLLKFTVKPGKVKSEEGLEVDVDSFYGPMPSIELFFIVVGFVAVGSAAALHFHVPFLVTAVVAGALVSNYHFHAIFHSLQLSNIMPALNLFFFALIGASVKLETFSKETFIYVVGYLIVRGSAKFIGTWIGCYATKQEKQITNSLPKLMLPQAGMAAVETILVATVLKGHGGEIIFNTIIPALVIFEIGGAWLSERTLLKWKEYIKSIQSTSEKKSDHFSIEEILTGNVVELEAGNKEEAINNLAEIVGKKGVIKDIHEVAHAIMAREKLASTSLGKGVAIPHCRTDEVSETICVCGLIKNPVEWDSPDGKPVDIVFLVITPKEKPQEYLKVVRAIITTIKKLDLDGRVNHDLLRNILLA
- a CDS encoding chemotaxis protein → MDILIDNKKIDFEKKDFKTLGLVIEEVNRLLEKEGKMLYNIYVNGELLAENNMVGGEKIKVVEILTKSPKSIILEAISDMEIYIEKYFETIDLLDLEMEVENDLRMISVSFEVVAGLDWIYNILMSIKENTALDLLYEDFDAIIEDYDGCMSSISQAMESKDTYTLQEILEYEMSDLLMELKENIEGYYENILKEEMRDRKFA
- a CDS encoding zinc ribbon domain-containing protein; translated protein: MDFKCLKCGNEKYQVRTTFCAEKTPGLKLELGTYYLKICLNCGYTEMYSAKVLDKDEELKPEY
- the gpmI gene encoding 2,3-bisphosphoglycerate-independent phosphoglycerate mutase; the protein is MSRKPVVLMVLDGWGLNDNLDQKNAIREVNPKVFNKLISEYPNSRLKASGEAVGLPEGQMGNSEVGHLNIGAGRVVYQPLVKISKDIKDGEFFENEILKEAYSSAKESGKALHLGGLLSDGGVHSHIDHLVGLIKMAKMYNLEKVYVHAFLDGRDTPPQSAIGYTKTLENEMKDIGVGKIATVSGRYFSMDRDTNWDRTKLAYDAIAKGEGVKAESAESAVEAAYAKGETDEFVIPSVIVEGAQLSEGDVFINFNFRPDRARQITRAINDKEFTGFEREYLGVKFTCMRQYDSSIEAAVVYTDEELINTFGEVVSRAGLKQLRTAETEKYAHVTFFFNGGKEAQYEGEERKLVPSPKVATYDLKPEMSAYEVTEGLVEALENDLYDVVVVNLANPDMVGHTGVYEAAKKAIEVVDECLGKVADKVIQKDGALLVTADHGNVDLMEDPTTHVPFTAHTTNDVPFLLVSNKYKNAKVKDGKLADLAPTMLDILNIEKPAEMTGETLIVK
- a CDS encoding ComF family protein; this encodes MERKISLRNAGNFYYIFDYDRDIKRLIGFFKLQNRRYISQILGDLTGKYLREIIKFEKIDIVLPVPISIKRKRERGFNQVEDILEYLDIPYESVKRVKNTRPMHQLLDEELRKENIKNSFEGSLKVRGKRILVIDDIVTTGSTVRELTKILKSCGEPKKILVFSLAAAKTAVNNKVSF
- a CDS encoding RluA family pseudouridine synthase, encoding MKNYKEQETLYAENSDRGKRLDAFVNESFDYLTRSYIQKLIEQRDIIIDGKEKVKSGNKLKGNEKVLVRIPEDEVLDIESEDIPIEKVYEDRDLIIINKDPDMVVHPAPGNYSGTLVNALMYHVKDLSNINGIIRPGIVHRLDKNTSGLIVIAKNDSAHLKLSDMFKNKDISKTYICICKGIFSEKEGRIETLIGRNPKDRKTMAVVQKNGKNAISNYRVLDEAGDFSLVEVNIETGRTHQIRVHMKNMNHPILGDEVYGKPSKICKRQMLHAYRLEFHHPLSGEKMTVFGEIPEDFKNAAKKTGLDINKVNI
- a CDS encoding YraN family protein — protein: MHNREKGDIYEAKALEFLKKQGYTLLDKNFRSKYGEIDIIVEKNKLTIFVEVKYRKSNRFGSGIDSVDARKQRRIYLTAMKYIQEKNLKDAEFRFDLISFNREELIWNRNVIWGDNIGF
- a CDS encoding ferritin family protein, with the translated sequence MSKFRCTVCGEVLDAGIEVCPVCRAGKDKFEEIKETGEMVWATEHILGEGLACGDEQIIGDLRAHFSGECTEVGMYLAMSRVADREGYPEVAEAYKRIAFEEAEHAAKFAELLGEVITDSTEENLRRRVEAEYGATSGKFDIAKRAKQLGFDAIHDTVHEMAKDEARHGKAFKGLLERYFTKK
- a CDS encoding ribonuclease HII — encoded protein: MYEFDMEYGDIIGVDEAGRGPLAGPVVAAAVKIKKYVKEFDMINDSKKLSEKKRELLFDVIIENCHVGVGIISEKDIDSYNILNATFMGMRKAIEDITEEGISFENALIDGNHKIREYNGKQIPIIKGDGKSLAIAAASIIAKVTRDKIMVKYDEKYPEYGFAKHKGYGTKQHREAVLKNGACQCHRKSFLGNILKPTLF